A region of Plantactinospora sp. BC1 DNA encodes the following proteins:
- a CDS encoding PIN domain-containing protein, with protein sequence MDQEDRIALFLDYENLALGARDHLGGQAFDFRPIADALAERGRVVVRRAYADWSYFDEDRRMLTRSHVELIEIPQRMGASRKNAADIKMAVDAVELAFERGYISTFVICTGDSDFTPLVHKLRELNKRVIGVGVEKSTSALLPPACDEFLYYDRLEGVDIPSTRPRRGRPTRPTGPEAPQAGPDQQAEPVPEPAQGTEEPVRDVDTLAEVVAQTVAGLQGSSSGEVTASTLKRTLLRKDPTFSESDYGFRAFGELLRHLAEHNVVELTEGPAKGDPGVSLPEHGDREVAFGLLRTVLLDLAGADGSVALSGLKNQLRRARPDFSEKKLGYRSFLQFCKAAATSGAVELRWSPETDDYLLTARPG encoded by the coding sequence GTGGATCAAGAAGACCGGATCGCCCTCTTCCTCGACTACGAGAACCTCGCGCTCGGCGCGCGGGACCATCTCGGGGGCCAGGCCTTCGACTTCCGCCCGATCGCCGACGCGCTGGCCGAGCGCGGCCGGGTGGTGGTCCGCCGGGCGTACGCGGACTGGTCGTACTTCGACGAGGACCGCCGGATGCTCACCCGGTCACACGTGGAGCTGATCGAGATCCCGCAGCGGATGGGGGCGAGCCGCAAGAACGCCGCCGACATCAAGATGGCGGTCGACGCCGTCGAACTCGCCTTCGAACGCGGATACATCTCCACCTTCGTGATCTGCACCGGCGACAGCGACTTCACCCCGCTGGTGCACAAGCTGCGCGAACTCAACAAGCGGGTGATCGGCGTCGGCGTGGAGAAGTCCACCTCGGCACTGCTGCCGCCCGCCTGTGACGAGTTCCTCTACTACGACCGGCTGGAGGGGGTGGACATCCCCTCGACCCGTCCCCGGCGGGGCCGACCGACCCGGCCGACCGGCCCGGAGGCGCCGCAGGCCGGTCCGGACCAGCAGGCGGAGCCGGTACCCGAGCCCGCACAGGGCACCGAGGAGCCGGTACGCGACGTCGACACCCTCGCCGAGGTGGTCGCGCAGACCGTGGCGGGGTTGCAGGGCAGCTCCAGCGGGGAGGTGACCGCCTCCACGCTCAAGCGCACCCTGCTGCGCAAGGACCCGACCTTCAGCGAGTCCGACTACGGGTTCCGGGCCTTCGGGGAGCTGCTCCGGCACCTCGCCGAGCACAACGTGGTCGAGCTGACCGAGGGCCCGGCCAAGGGCGACCCGGGGGTGTCCCTGCCCGAGCACGGCGACCGGGAGGTGGCGTTCGGGCTGCTGCGTACCGTGCTCCTCGACCTCGCCGGCGCGGACGGCTCGGTGGCGCTCTCCGGGCTGAAGAACCAGCTCCGCCGCGCCCGGCCCGACTTCAGCGAGAAGAAGCTCGGCTACCGCAGCTTCCTCCAGTTCTGCAAGGCGGCCGCCACCAGCGGCGCGGTCGAGCTGCGGTGGAGCCCGGAGACCGACGACTACCTGCTGACCGCCCGCCCCGGGTGA
- a CDS encoding serine hydrolase, with protein sequence MPEHVSRRAAIGMGAAAAALVATGRPAAAAPATTVAVGRAPVSGPGVPGGPLGVTGTAQASIRQAYDTQKARAGGVWHSHIAMVNAAGTLETVVADDADRVTHGYSVQKLAVAVAVMDKIDRGQLRLDQKLDLTADIILGGTGIYFLHTVWGDDITVANFLTAMLLVSDNTAVRMCGRVVPALEINEILASKGFTHTRVEPVANPNRFFLGVTTPRETHDLLWRLANKTIVTPRSADFLLGILRWINGYHDGVRRNMSSAERSRVATKYGADYDELGAARHEAGIMFDAAGAPTLTYAMFADSLGDLDNYGATHPAVQAHAVLGRTMFDAIATVTNRTAKARHTVDPFRPVSGG encoded by the coding sequence GTGCCGGAGCATGTCAGTCGCCGGGCGGCGATCGGGATGGGAGCGGCGGCGGCCGCGCTGGTGGCGACCGGACGGCCCGCTGCCGCCGCGCCGGCCACCACGGTGGCGGTCGGGCGGGCACCCGTCTCCGGGCCGGGCGTACCGGGCGGCCCGCTGGGCGTGACCGGCACCGCGCAGGCGTCGATCCGGCAGGCGTACGACACGCAGAAGGCCCGGGCCGGTGGGGTGTGGCACTCGCACATCGCGATGGTGAACGCCGCCGGCACCCTGGAGACCGTGGTGGCGGACGACGCCGACCGGGTGACCCACGGCTACAGCGTGCAGAAGCTCGCGGTCGCGGTGGCGGTGATGGACAAGATCGACCGTGGTCAGCTCCGGCTCGACCAGAAGCTCGACCTGACCGCCGACATCATCCTCGGCGGCACCGGCATCTACTTCCTGCACACCGTCTGGGGCGACGACATCACGGTCGCCAACTTCCTCACCGCGATGCTGCTGGTCTCGGACAACACGGCCGTCCGGATGTGCGGCCGGGTGGTGCCGGCGTTGGAGATCAACGAGATCCTCGCCAGCAAGGGCTTCACGCACACCCGGGTCGAGCCGGTCGCCAACCCGAACCGGTTCTTCCTCGGCGTCACCACGCCCCGGGAGACCCACGACCTGCTGTGGCGACTGGCCAACAAGACCATCGTGACGCCGAGGTCCGCCGACTTCCTGCTCGGCATCCTGCGCTGGATCAACGGCTACCACGACGGGGTCCGCCGGAACATGTCCTCGGCCGAGCGCAGCCGGGTGGCCACCAAGTACGGCGCGGACTACGACGAGTTGGGTGCGGCCCGACACGAGGCCGGCATCATGTTCGACGCGGCGGGCGCGCCGACGCTGACGTACGCGATGTTCGCCGACTCCCTCGGCGACCTGGACAACTACGGCGCGACGCACCCGGCGGTGCAGGCGCACGCGGTGCTCGGCCGGACCATGTTCGACGCGATCGCGACGGTCACCAACCGGACGGCGAAGGCCCGGCACACGGTCGACCCGTTCCGTCCGGTCAGCGGCGGCTGA